In Deinococcus aquaedulcis, the genomic stretch GTTTTGGTGGCTGCACACCTTCAAAACACCGCCTTTTCGCGTTCCCGTCGAGTCCCTTGACATGCTGGAGGGAGATGTGTTGTCTGGGACGGCAATTATGCGAAGTTGTCGGCTACTGAGGTTGTCCAGATAGTCGTGAATGGCCTGTGCCGGAAAGCCCCCGCTGTACCACTCCGCCGCCTGCGCTGCGTCTTTCGGACCCTGTAAAGCCCGGTGCAGCACGGCGAGGC encodes the following:
- a CDS encoding type I-E CRISPR-associated protein Cse1/CasA, with translation MAGFSLLEEGWIPVRPLTVGPVREVGLREVLTQAQTFERIDDPSPLITVALYRLCLAVLHRALQGPKDAAQAAEWYSGGFPAQAIHDYLDNLSSRQLRIIAVPDNTSPSSMSRDSTGTRKGGVLKVCSHQN